Proteins encoded by one window of Deltaproteobacteria bacterium PRO3:
- a CDS encoding OsmC family peroxiredoxin yields MSEHRAALAWKRETPDFKYESYDRTHELRFGGGASLQASSAPQYLGRAEFPNPEELLAASASSCHFLTFLAIAAKSRFVVDEYRDEAVAILEKNAAGKEAVTRILLRPSVRFGGDNLPAPEKIRQMHERAHELCFIANSLTSEILVEPQP; encoded by the coding sequence ATGTCCGAACATCGCGCCGCGCTGGCCTGGAAACGTGAGACCCCCGACTTCAAATACGAGAGCTACGACCGGACGCACGAGCTGCGCTTCGGCGGCGGAGCGTCCCTGCAAGCCTCCTCGGCCCCTCAGTATCTGGGGCGCGCGGAGTTTCCCAATCCCGAGGAACTGCTCGCCGCCTCGGCCTCGAGCTGCCACTTCCTCACCTTCTTGGCGATCGCCGCCAAGTCGCGCTTCGTCGTCGACGAGTACCGCGACGAGGCCGTCGCGATCCTCGAGAAGAACGCCGCCGGCAAGGAGGCCGTCACGCGAATCTTATTGCGGCCGAGCGTGCGCTTCGGCGGCGATAATTTGCCCGCCCCCGAAAAGATCCGCCAGATGCACGAGCGCGCGCACGAGCTGTGCTTCATCGCCAACTCCCTGACCAGCGAGATCCTCGTCGAACCCCAGCCTTAA